A section of the Acropora muricata isolate sample 2 chromosome 4, ASM3666990v1, whole genome shotgun sequence genome encodes:
- the LOC136913510 gene encoding paladin-like isoform X2 encodes MGTGASSGASQTESCPNIKERSSSIEQETRTASRKTSSISKRYSNGFITLSYEPTHTPLVRKRGCIKEGFPLHGLIQDKYFLIKDHFDGIDKLNTLETHGAPNFRKSRGPYPVYGMGQPSRDGLAHIIQTVVENGHKEVVSFNLREEPVVFVGLNHDYVPYSPRDPSSLKGNIANHGVKPEELADNELKIREEIIRLSVEEGGKFYFYNNVETLEDEPHPYKVVYEEDLCVLDEIYSRQIFLTPFLRYSRIPITATNAPEEQDFDQFISAIKDILQLFDSNSSAPLPAMVFNCHVGQGRTTTGMVIGCLIISHRTGFPSVAQNTPLPLNENNANLERGEFRIIQHLIKNLPNGRLIKQEVDSVIDICSDVMNLRSVINVCKQKLEEIKDDYKIEGHSAREYWLRRGLSALERYFFLILFNAYLHEQFPLMFSQTFRKWMQQRPWLYRMLSHIDVMEKGVTSEFMSKCQNPTCLVADEQVSLDVLSTQREVEVSNFRKVPGLPIYGMCQPSRQGLNCVVSHLFGPRCLHPKVVLFNLREDLAVDCDGSTFSSREISNVTEHMPFRGLDTVEIEKKESDLKSELLRKGKKRPSKVYKDVNRSPEEQDFGSILTLRESAELCMAKNPQTLYFRLPISEDRAPEEKDFDRILSILNNLHEIYADEDGPAIVFSCESGKGRTTTGMAIAALIYCNKKGFPVGTKVDEQDPACVPNAKYTLGEFSVIRHLKRVLPNGPQRKREVDYVLDRISETMTPMHYHFREVIFSTFNLYRSNACTSHEKRLEHRKKSLFYLERYFYLILFNTYLHMERRSKWKRSFCEWMTEVATAAGVYEILDNFGFHDFEKAEERLRALRWRWRESYKGKPTN; translated from the exons ATGGGAACCGGGGCTAGCAGCGGTGCATCGCAAACCGAATCGTGTCCGAACATCAAAGAAAGGTCTTCATCGATTGAGCAAGAAACAAGAACAGCTTCGAGGAAAACCTCGTCCATTTCAAAAAGATATTCGAATGGTTTCATCACTCTAAGTTATGAACCAACTCATACTCCACTCGTTCGCAAACGAGGCTGCATAAAAGAGGGATTTCCTTTGCATGGACTGATTCAAGACAAGTATTTCCTAATAAAAGATCATTTTGATGGAATAGACAAACTCAACACATTAGAAACCCACGGAGCGCCGAACTTTCGGAAGAGTCGAGGCCCTTATCCTGTGTACGGAATGGGTCAGCCGTCGAGAGATGGTTTGGCCCACATAATACAAACTGTGGTTGAAAATGGACATAAG GAGGTGGTCTCGTTCAACTTGCGAGAGGAGCCAGTCGTTTTTGTTGGCCTAAATCATGATTATGTGCCATATTCACCTCGGGACCCCAGCAGCTTGAAGGGAAACATAGCGAATCACGGAGTTAAACCTGAGGAACTTGCTGATAATGAACTTAAAATCAGAGAAGAG ATAATACGGTTGTCGGTTGAAGAGGGTGGAAAATTTTACTTCTACAATAATGTGGAAACATTGGAAGACGAACCACACCCATATAAGGTCGTTTATGAGGAAGACTTGTGTGTTCTGGACGAGATTTACAGCAGACAAATATTCTTAACCCCTTTTCTCAG ATATTCCCGGATTCCAATCACCGCTACAAATGCTCCGGAGGAACAGGACTTCGATCAGTTTATTAGCGCCATTAAAGATATATTACAACTGTTCGACAGTAACTCGTCTGCTCCACTTCCTGCCATGGTATTCAACTGTCACGTGGGTCAGGGACGAACTACCACAGGGATGGTGATTGGCTGCTTGATCATCTCGCACAGGACAGGTTTCCCTTCAGTTGCACA GAATACGCCACTGCCCTTGAATGAAAACAACGCAAATCTGGAGAGAGGAGAATTTCGAATTATTCAACATCTTATAAAAAATCTTCCCAATGGAAGACTCATTAAACAGGAG GTGGATTCAGTTATTGACATTTGCTCTGACGTGATGAACTTGCGAAGCGTAATCAATGTCTGCAAGCAAAAGTTGGAAGAGATTAAAGATGACTACAAGATTGAG GGCCACAGCGCACGGGAATACTGGCTTAGACGAGGCTTGAGTGCTCTAGAACGTTATTTCTTTCTGATCCTCTTCAATGCATATTTACACGAACAG TTCCCGCTAATGTTTTCTCAAACATTTCGCAAGTGGATGCAGCAGAGGCCTTGGCTCTACAGAATGCTAAGTCATATTGACGTCATGGAAAAGGGTGTGACGTCAGAGTTCATGTCCAAATGTCAGAATCCTACTTGCTTG GTCGCTGATGAACAAGTTAGCCTTGATGTGTTGAGCACCCAACGAGAAGTTGAG GTTTCAAATTTTCGCAAGGTTCCCGGATTACCTATTTATGGCATGTGTCAGCCTTCTCGACAG GGCTTAAATTGTGTGGTAAGCCATTTGTTCGGTCCAAGATGTCTTCATCCCAAAGTTGTTCTTTTTAACTTGAGGGAAGACTTAGCTGTCGATTGTGATGGCAGTACGTTTAGCTCCAGAGAG ATTTCGAACGTAACAGAACACATGCCTTTCAGAGGACTGGATACTGTTGAAATCGAG aaaaaagagAGTGACTTGAAATCAGAGCTGTTACGAAAAGGAAAGAAGCGACCCTCGAAG GTTTATAAAGATGTAAACCGTTCCCCTGAGGAGCAAGACTTTGGAAGTATTCTAACGCTTCGAGAATCAGCAGAGCTTTGCATGGCGAAGAATCCACAGACATTATACTTCAGACTTCCAATATCAGAAGACAGAGCTCCAGAGGAAAAG GATTTTGATCGCATATTGTCCATTCTCAACAACTTACATGAGATTTACGCAGACGAAGATGGACCAGCTATCGTATTCAGCTGTGAGTCGGGAAAAGGTCGCACCACCACAGGCATGGCTATTGCTGCTCTTATTTACTGCAACAAAAAG GGTTTTCCAGTTGGAACCAAAGTCGACGAGCAAGACCCGGCTTGTGTTCCGAACGCGAAGTACACATTGGGCGAATTCTCT GTTATTCGACACCTCAAGAGAGTCCTGCCCAACGGCCCTCAAAGAAAGCGAGAAGTAGATTATGTCTTGGACAGAATATCAGAAACCATGACACCCATGCATTATCACTTCAGAGAAGTCATCTTTTCTACCTTCAACTTG TATCGAAGTAATGCTTGCACAAGCCACGAAAAACGTCTGGAGCATCGAAAGAAAAGTCTGTTTTACTTGGAGAGGTACTTCTATCTTATCCTGTTTAATACCTACCTTCACATGGAGAGGCGATCCAAATGGAAAAGGTCTTTTTGTGAATGGATGACAGAAGTAGCAACAGCTGCAGGCGTTTACGAGATCCTCGATAATTTCGGATTCCATGATTTTGAAAAGGCAGAGGAACGTTTGCGTGCATTGCGCTGGAGGTGGCGGGAGAGTTACAAGGGAAAGCCCACCAACTGA
- the LOC136913510 gene encoding paladin-like isoform X1, whose product MNHILQNISGLFRCWEMGTGASSGASQTESCPNIKERSSSIEQETRTASRKTSSISKRYSNGFITLSYEPTHTPLVRKRGCIKEGFPLHGLIQDKYFLIKDHFDGIDKLNTLETHGAPNFRKSRGPYPVYGMGQPSRDGLAHIIQTVVENGHKEVVSFNLREEPVVFVGLNHDYVPYSPRDPSSLKGNIANHGVKPEELADNELKIREEIIRLSVEEGGKFYFYNNVETLEDEPHPYKVVYEEDLCVLDEIYSRQIFLTPFLRYSRIPITATNAPEEQDFDQFISAIKDILQLFDSNSSAPLPAMVFNCHVGQGRTTTGMVIGCLIISHRTGFPSVAQNTPLPLNENNANLERGEFRIIQHLIKNLPNGRLIKQEVDSVIDICSDVMNLRSVINVCKQKLEEIKDDYKIEGHSAREYWLRRGLSALERYFFLILFNAYLHEQFPLMFSQTFRKWMQQRPWLYRMLSHIDVMEKGVTSEFMSKCQNPTCLVADEQVSLDVLSTQREVEVSNFRKVPGLPIYGMCQPSRQGLNCVVSHLFGPRCLHPKVVLFNLREDLAVDCDGSTFSSREISNVTEHMPFRGLDTVEIEKKESDLKSELLRKGKKRPSKVYKDVNRSPEEQDFGSILTLRESAELCMAKNPQTLYFRLPISEDRAPEEKDFDRILSILNNLHEIYADEDGPAIVFSCESGKGRTTTGMAIAALIYCNKKGFPVGTKVDEQDPACVPNAKYTLGEFSVIRHLKRVLPNGPQRKREVDYVLDRISETMTPMHYHFREVIFSTFNLYRSNACTSHEKRLEHRKKSLFYLERYFYLILFNTYLHMERRSKWKRSFCEWMTEVATAAGVYEILDNFGFHDFEKAEERLRALRWRWRESYKGKPTN is encoded by the exons ATGAATCATATTCTTCAAAATATTTCAG GTCTTTTCCGATGTTGGGAAATGGGAACCGGGGCTAGCAGCGGTGCATCGCAAACCGAATCGTGTCCGAACATCAAAGAAAGGTCTTCATCGATTGAGCAAGAAACAAGAACAGCTTCGAGGAAAACCTCGTCCATTTCAAAAAGATATTCGAATGGTTTCATCACTCTAAGTTATGAACCAACTCATACTCCACTCGTTCGCAAACGAGGCTGCATAAAAGAGGGATTTCCTTTGCATGGACTGATTCAAGACAAGTATTTCCTAATAAAAGATCATTTTGATGGAATAGACAAACTCAACACATTAGAAACCCACGGAGCGCCGAACTTTCGGAAGAGTCGAGGCCCTTATCCTGTGTACGGAATGGGTCAGCCGTCGAGAGATGGTTTGGCCCACATAATACAAACTGTGGTTGAAAATGGACATAAG GAGGTGGTCTCGTTCAACTTGCGAGAGGAGCCAGTCGTTTTTGTTGGCCTAAATCATGATTATGTGCCATATTCACCTCGGGACCCCAGCAGCTTGAAGGGAAACATAGCGAATCACGGAGTTAAACCTGAGGAACTTGCTGATAATGAACTTAAAATCAGAGAAGAG ATAATACGGTTGTCGGTTGAAGAGGGTGGAAAATTTTACTTCTACAATAATGTGGAAACATTGGAAGACGAACCACACCCATATAAGGTCGTTTATGAGGAAGACTTGTGTGTTCTGGACGAGATTTACAGCAGACAAATATTCTTAACCCCTTTTCTCAG ATATTCCCGGATTCCAATCACCGCTACAAATGCTCCGGAGGAACAGGACTTCGATCAGTTTATTAGCGCCATTAAAGATATATTACAACTGTTCGACAGTAACTCGTCTGCTCCACTTCCTGCCATGGTATTCAACTGTCACGTGGGTCAGGGACGAACTACCACAGGGATGGTGATTGGCTGCTTGATCATCTCGCACAGGACAGGTTTCCCTTCAGTTGCACA GAATACGCCACTGCCCTTGAATGAAAACAACGCAAATCTGGAGAGAGGAGAATTTCGAATTATTCAACATCTTATAAAAAATCTTCCCAATGGAAGACTCATTAAACAGGAG GTGGATTCAGTTATTGACATTTGCTCTGACGTGATGAACTTGCGAAGCGTAATCAATGTCTGCAAGCAAAAGTTGGAAGAGATTAAAGATGACTACAAGATTGAG GGCCACAGCGCACGGGAATACTGGCTTAGACGAGGCTTGAGTGCTCTAGAACGTTATTTCTTTCTGATCCTCTTCAATGCATATTTACACGAACAG TTCCCGCTAATGTTTTCTCAAACATTTCGCAAGTGGATGCAGCAGAGGCCTTGGCTCTACAGAATGCTAAGTCATATTGACGTCATGGAAAAGGGTGTGACGTCAGAGTTCATGTCCAAATGTCAGAATCCTACTTGCTTG GTCGCTGATGAACAAGTTAGCCTTGATGTGTTGAGCACCCAACGAGAAGTTGAG GTTTCAAATTTTCGCAAGGTTCCCGGATTACCTATTTATGGCATGTGTCAGCCTTCTCGACAG GGCTTAAATTGTGTGGTAAGCCATTTGTTCGGTCCAAGATGTCTTCATCCCAAAGTTGTTCTTTTTAACTTGAGGGAAGACTTAGCTGTCGATTGTGATGGCAGTACGTTTAGCTCCAGAGAG ATTTCGAACGTAACAGAACACATGCCTTTCAGAGGACTGGATACTGTTGAAATCGAG aaaaaagagAGTGACTTGAAATCAGAGCTGTTACGAAAAGGAAAGAAGCGACCCTCGAAG GTTTATAAAGATGTAAACCGTTCCCCTGAGGAGCAAGACTTTGGAAGTATTCTAACGCTTCGAGAATCAGCAGAGCTTTGCATGGCGAAGAATCCACAGACATTATACTTCAGACTTCCAATATCAGAAGACAGAGCTCCAGAGGAAAAG GATTTTGATCGCATATTGTCCATTCTCAACAACTTACATGAGATTTACGCAGACGAAGATGGACCAGCTATCGTATTCAGCTGTGAGTCGGGAAAAGGTCGCACCACCACAGGCATGGCTATTGCTGCTCTTATTTACTGCAACAAAAAG GGTTTTCCAGTTGGAACCAAAGTCGACGAGCAAGACCCGGCTTGTGTTCCGAACGCGAAGTACACATTGGGCGAATTCTCT GTTATTCGACACCTCAAGAGAGTCCTGCCCAACGGCCCTCAAAGAAAGCGAGAAGTAGATTATGTCTTGGACAGAATATCAGAAACCATGACACCCATGCATTATCACTTCAGAGAAGTCATCTTTTCTACCTTCAACTTG TATCGAAGTAATGCTTGCACAAGCCACGAAAAACGTCTGGAGCATCGAAAGAAAAGTCTGTTTTACTTGGAGAGGTACTTCTATCTTATCCTGTTTAATACCTACCTTCACATGGAGAGGCGATCCAAATGGAAAAGGTCTTTTTGTGAATGGATGACAGAAGTAGCAACAGCTGCAGGCGTTTACGAGATCCTCGATAATTTCGGATTCCATGATTTTGAAAAGGCAGAGGAACGTTTGCGTGCATTGCGCTGGAGGTGGCGGGAGAGTTACAAGGGAAAGCCCACCAACTGA
- the LOC136913171 gene encoding zinc finger protein 862-like, with protein MKQSTLFGRPAVKRKTTEDVAEAGSPDPKVAKSFCKQWLKDFQWLEHTDGKMFCTVCRESKKKNPMASSGTNNFRRSTLERHSESQDHRSAVEAKLLRRTMRTTTEKAVTKAENAIIAAMRTAYFTTKLNIPISHYGEMIEFLKFQGCGDLDHLSTGANSSYSSRTTAYGFLETFSDVIEEELLEKLHASPYISILIDESTDITVSKKLIIYVKYIFEGRDKTSFLCNLEISNGTAAAIKEVIDRYFEKIGVPLSKIVGFGSDGAAVMLGSRNGVATKLREDSPFMLNVHCIAHRFALCTGDGASKVALVRGFVDTLTSLYYFFEHSSLRCSKLQSVQEALEEPVLSVKEVHSVRWLAFFSALDSVFRCWVSIVTTLGNEASDQGKGNAKAKGLLKAMTKFSFLATMHFLMDVVPIMQRVSKAFQREDADFSIIMPLVDASIEALGGFTETDGTHLSKLYSCLKQGEGGSPTTFQGIEISDSGLLRSSFQSARVEFITKLTENLRKRFPASQSSIVSAFSVLDYKSSMSFCRVEREAKLGVLLDHYGQEKGGVKPLVDPNGCKLEYQLLEPLVKANYCGLSMRDLWAVISTKYNDQFPELIKLAQIATLIPVSTADCERGFSYQNRTKVKSRARLSGKTVDQLLRININGVDYKHFDFNKALTRWRTSERRIF; from the exons ATGAAACAATCAACACTGTTTGGTCGTCCAGCTGTTAAGCGAAAAACTACCGAAGATGTCGCTGAAGCAGGTTCACCCGATCCCAAAGTAGCTAAATCATTTTGCAAGCAATGGTTAAAAGACTTTCAGTGGCTAGAACATACTGATGGTAAGATGTTTTGCACGGTCTGTCGAGAGTCGAAGAAGAAGAATCCAATGGCTTCATCAGGGACGAACAATTTCAGGCGATCGACTCTTGAACGGCACTCCGAATCTCAAGATCATCGAAGTGCAGTCGAAGCAAAACTTCTACGCCGAACGATGAGGACCACAACGGAAAAAGCTGTTACTAAAGCAGAAAACGCGATCATTGCCGCCATGCGAACAGCGTATTTCacgacaaaattaaacattccaATTTCTCACTACGGAGAGATGATCGAGTTCCTCAAATTTCAAG GCTGTGGAGATCTTGATCATTTATCGACTGGGGCCAACAGTTCATACAGCTCACGGACAACGGCTTACGGATTCCTTGAGACGTTTTCTGATGTCATCGAAGAGGAGCTTTTGGAGAAGCTGCATGCAAGCCCATACATCTCAATTTTAATCGATGAATCGACTGACATAACAGTGTCAAAAAAATTGATCATTTATGTTAAGTATATATTCGAGGGTAGGGATAAGACTTCATTTCTGTGTAATTTAGAAATATCTAATGGTACTGCAGCAGCAATTAAGGAGGTAATAGATcgttattttgaaaaaatcgGTGTTCCTTTGTCAAAAATTGTTGGGTTTGGGTCAGATGGGGCTGCTGTTATGCTTGGATCAAGGAATGGGGTGGCAACAAAGTTAAGGGAGGATAGTCCATTTATGCTCAATGTGCATTGTATTGCGCATCGGTTTGCACTGTGTACAGGGGATGGGGCAAGTAAGGTAGCCTTAGTGAGGGGATTTGTTGATACATTAACCTCCTTGTACTATTTCTTTGAGCATTCCTCTCTCCGTTGCAGTAAACTACAAAGTGTCCAGGAAGCTCTGGAAGAGCCAGTTTTAAGTGTAAAGGAGGTTCATAGTGTAAGATGGCTGGCCTTTTTCAGTGCTTTAGATTCAGTATTTCGTTGCTGGGTTTCAATCGTAACTACTTTGGGGAATGAAGCTTCAGATCAGGGGAAGGGAAATGCTAAGGCAAAGGGTTTACTCAAAGCTATGACTAAGTTTTCATTCTTAGCAACCATGCACTTTCTTATGGATGTAGTTCCAATTATGCAAAGGGTTAGCAAAGCTTTTCAAAGGGAGGATGCTGACTTTTCCATCATCATGCCCCTAGTAGATGCTAGCATAGAAGCTTTGGGGGGGTTTACAGAAACTGATGGTACACATTTGTCAAAGCTTTATTCTTGTTTGAAGCAAGGGGAAGGTGGGTCCCCTACAACTTTTCAAGGGATTGAAATTTCTGACTCAGGCCTTCTACGTTCATCATTTCAGTCTGCAAGGGTGGAATTTATTACGAAACTAACTGAAAACTTGAGGAAAAGGTTTCCTGCCTCACAGTCCAGTATTGTCTCTGCATTTTCAGTTTTAGACTACAAGTCATCAATGTCATTTTGTCGTGTAGAAAGGGAAGCAAAGTTAGGTGTTTTGCTTGACCACTATGGTCAAGAGAAGGGGGGTGTCAAGCCATTAGTTGATCCCAATGGGTGTAAACTGGAATACCAGCTATTAGAACCCCTTGTTAAGGCCAACTATTGTGGTCTTTCAATGAGGGATTTATGGGCCGTCATAAGTACTAAGTATAATGATCAGTTCCCAGAGCTCATCAAACTTGCTCAAATTGCCACCTTAATTCCTGTGTCCACTGCAGACTGTGAGAGGGGATTTAGTTATCAAAATAGGACCAAGGTTAAGTCCAGGGCTAGACTATCTGGGAAGACAGTGGACCAATTGCTAAGAATCAACATAAATGGGGTTGACTACAAGCATTTTGATTTCAATAAGGCCCTAACTAGGTGGAGGACTTCAGAGAGGCGTATTTTTTAA